The Pectinophora gossypiella chromosome 15, ilPecGoss1.1, whole genome shotgun sequence genome has a window encoding:
- the LOC126373441 gene encoding uncharacterized protein LOC126373441, whose product MLRWMCGVTRLDKIRNEYVRGSLGVRDVADKLQENRLRWYGHVKRRPPEYIGNVALDFNITGQRRRGRPKLRWLSVVEKDMESCGLSEDDVQDRAKWRKNTFTAE is encoded by the exons ATGTTACGTTGGATGTGCGGCGTGACGAGGCTCGACAAGATTCGCAACGAGTATGTGCGCGGTAGCCTCGGTGTACGTGACGTGGCTGACAAACTGCAGGAAAACCGGCTGCGTTGGTATGGGCATGTTAAAAGAAGACCGCCTGAGTACATTGGCAACGTGGCACTCGACTTCAATATTACTGGTCAGCGacgtagaggaagacctaagctGAGATGGTTGAGTGTCGTGGAGAAAGACATGGAGAGTTGCGGGTTATCCGAAGACGATGTCCAGGATAGGGCAAAGTGGAGGAAGAAca CCTTCACGGCAGAGTAG